The Thioalkalivibrio sulfidiphilus HL-EbGr7 genome includes a window with the following:
- the glgA gene encoding glycogen synthase GlgA translates to MRILFASSEVHPLIKTGGLADVSASLPQALKRLRQDVRVVMPAYGSVLDKAGDLEQVTTLQLPGFPGDTVTLLSGTLPGSRVPLWLVDAPRLFRRAGDPYRAPDGHDWQDNYLRFGLFARLIEHLALDRAGLDWRPDVVHCNDWQAGLAPLMLSMHESRPATVFTIHNLAYQGLFPRHAFDALNLPPQLWHYQGLEFHGKLSFIKGGIGFADHITTVSPSYAREILTPQQGFGLDGLLNHRAGVLTGILNGVDYREWDPGKDRHLVARYSADDLSGKARCKAALQHHFKLPCHSGIPLLGHVGRMVAQKGVDLLLKAAEPLLAAGEAQLVVVGSGDATLEQTARSLAERYPEHMGLHIGYSEPLAHQLEAGADIFVMPSRFEPCGLNQMYSLRYGTVPVVRNTGGLADTVVDADPAHLAARDATGIQFDEATPQALADALARALALYHDPACWKRLMQAGMAQDFSWGRSAEAYLDLYKDLVS, encoded by the coding sequence ATGCGCATCCTGTTCGCCAGCAGTGAGGTCCATCCCCTGATCAAGACCGGTGGACTGGCCGATGTCAGCGCCAGTCTGCCCCAGGCCCTCAAGCGCCTGCGCCAGGATGTGCGCGTGGTCATGCCCGCCTACGGCTCGGTGCTGGACAAGGCGGGTGACCTGGAACAGGTGACCACGCTGCAGCTGCCGGGTTTCCCAGGTGACACCGTGACCCTGCTCTCCGGCACCCTGCCGGGCAGCCGTGTGCCCCTGTGGCTGGTGGACGCACCGCGCCTGTTCCGGCGCGCCGGCGATCCCTACCGCGCCCCGGACGGCCACGACTGGCAGGACAACTACCTGCGCTTCGGCCTGTTCGCGCGCCTGATCGAACACCTGGCACTGGACCGCGCCGGACTGGACTGGCGCCCCGATGTGGTGCATTGCAACGACTGGCAGGCGGGTCTCGCACCCCTGATGCTGTCCATGCATGAATCACGCCCGGCCACCGTGTTCACCATCCACAACCTGGCCTACCAGGGGTTGTTCCCGCGCCATGCCTTCGATGCCCTGAACCTGCCGCCGCAGCTCTGGCATTACCAGGGCCTGGAGTTTCACGGCAAGCTGTCCTTCATCAAGGGCGGCATCGGTTTCGCCGACCATATCACCACGGTGAGCCCCAGCTACGCCCGGGAGATCCTCACCCCCCAGCAGGGCTTCGGCCTGGACGGCCTGCTCAATCATCGCGCCGGGGTGCTCACGGGCATTCTCAACGGCGTGGATTACAGGGAATGGGATCCGGGCAAGGACAGACACCTGGTGGCCCGCTACAGCGCCGACGACCTGTCCGGCAAGGCGCGCTGCAAGGCGGCCCTGCAGCATCACTTCAAGCTGCCCTGCCACAGCGGCATTCCGCTGCTGGGCCACGTGGGGCGCATGGTGGCGCAAAAGGGGGTAGACCTGCTGCTCAAGGCCGCCGAGCCCCTGCTGGCCGCCGGCGAGGCGCAGCTGGTGGTGGTGGGTTCCGGGGATGCGACCCTGGAGCAGACCGCCCGGAGCCTGGCGGAACGCTACCCCGAGCACATGGGCCTGCACATCGGTTACAGCGAGCCGCTGGCCCACCAGCTGGAGGCCGGGGCGGACATCTTCGTCATGCCCTCGCGCTTCGAGCCCTGCGGGCTGAACCAGATGTACAGCCTGCGCTACGGCACCGTGCCGGTGGTGCGCAACACCGGCGGGCTGGCGGACACCGTGGTGGATGCCGATCCCGCACACCTGGCGGCCCGGGACGCCACCGGCATCCAGTTCGACGAGGCCACGCCCCAGGCCCTGGCCGATGCCCTGGCCCGCGCCCTCGCCCTGTACCACGATCCGGCGTGCTGGAAGCGCCTGATGCAGGCCGGCATGGCCCAGGATTTCAGCTGGGGACGCAGCGCAGAGGCCTACCTGGACCTCTACAAGGACCTGGTGTCCTGA
- the ppc gene encoding phosphoenolpyruvate carboxylase has translation MKEDQLMPVNLPPRDKELRARVKLFGNLLGKVLKRLEGRRALAAVETLRKGFIALRKQDDPAKRAKLMAFIDKLDADSLELIIRAFSTYFSLANIAEEDFLYRERRRQVSEGGPLWVGSFDHTLRELHEQGIPADSLQRLLDQLAYVPVFTAHPTEARRRTVMEAQRRIFLAADRLNDRRLGREEREELTQELETRIQVLWRTNEVRVKKPQVQDEIKYGLFYFEESLFNAVPITYRFLEKAIRRTYGNDEAGNPRVRVPSFLRFGSWIGGDRDGNPNVTPAVTELACRLAMEQVLSEYLRRVSALRHELTHSLYMCQPSEAFLESLERDSNIATAVFRGSADRFETEPYRRKLYIMRYRLTETLNTVRRRLNGENAVLPANSAYASAAEMLNDLRLMHDSLVSHGDANVAAGKLTDLIRLAETFGFHLFHLDIRQESTVHGQTVAEILKATGLNEDYDALSEPERLALLARLAEAEELPRLDGEALSETARETLEVFHVIGRMRAEVGPEGIGTYVISMTHAASHVMEVMFLARLAGLAGRNEAGECFCQIRVSPLFETIEDLRHIEEVLEDLLTQPVYARMLKASGNLQEVMLGYSDSCKDGGILASSWNLYEAQQKILRITGAHHVACRLFHGRGGTIGRGGGPTHESILAQPPGTVHGQIKFTEQGEVLSYKYSNVETAVYELSMGATGLIKASRCLIDNPPMDRRDYLGIMDELAALGEEAYRDLTDRTEGVLDYFYEITPVQEIGQLNIGSRPSHRRKADRSKSSIRAIPWVFGWAQSRHTLPAWYGIGTALERWRQNDPSRLAKLQTMYNEWPFFRSLLSNCQMALTKADMRTAEEYARLCHDPELAKRVFGRIHEEFERTVTQVLNVADTQTLLDENPTLALSLMRRNPYMDPLNHIQITLLRRHRELHERQPEAEQDPWISPLLRSINAIAAGMRNTG, from the coding sequence ATGAAAGAAGACCAGTTGATGCCCGTCAATCTGCCGCCCCGGGACAAGGAACTCCGCGCCCGGGTCAAACTGTTCGGCAACCTGCTCGGCAAGGTGCTCAAGCGCCTGGAGGGGCGACGCGCCCTGGCCGCCGTGGAGACCCTGCGCAAGGGCTTCATCGCCCTGCGCAAGCAGGACGATCCCGCCAAGCGCGCCAAGCTTATGGCCTTCATCGACAAGCTGGACGCGGACAGCCTGGAGCTGATCATCCGTGCCTTCAGCACCTACTTCAGCCTGGCCAACATCGCCGAGGAGGATTTCCTCTACCGGGAGCGCCGCCGTCAGGTGAGTGAGGGCGGTCCCCTGTGGGTGGGTTCCTTCGACCACACCCTGCGTGAGCTGCATGAGCAGGGCATCCCGGCGGACAGCCTGCAGCGGCTGCTGGATCAGTTGGCCTACGTCCCCGTGTTCACCGCCCATCCCACCGAGGCCCGCCGGCGCACGGTGATGGAGGCCCAGCGACGCATCTTCCTGGCCGCCGACCGGCTCAACGACCGACGCCTGGGCCGCGAGGAACGCGAGGAGCTGACCCAGGAGCTGGAGACCCGCATCCAGGTGCTCTGGCGCACCAACGAGGTGCGCGTGAAAAAGCCCCAGGTGCAGGACGAGATCAAGTACGGCCTGTTCTATTTCGAGGAGAGCCTGTTCAACGCGGTGCCCATCACTTATCGCTTCCTGGAGAAGGCCATCCGCCGCACCTACGGCAACGACGAGGCCGGCAATCCCCGGGTGCGGGTGCCGAGCTTCCTGCGCTTCGGCTCCTGGATCGGCGGTGACCGGGACGGCAACCCGAACGTCACCCCCGCGGTCACCGAGCTGGCCTGTCGCCTGGCCATGGAACAGGTGCTGTCCGAATACCTGCGCCGGGTCAGCGCCCTGCGCCACGAACTGACCCATTCCCTGTACATGTGCCAGCCCTCCGAGGCCTTCCTGGAGAGCCTGGAGCGGGACAGCAACATCGCCACCGCCGTGTTCCGGGGCAGTGCCGACCGCTTCGAGACCGAACCCTACCGGCGCAAGCTCTACATCATGCGCTACCGGCTCACGGAGACCCTGAACACCGTGCGTCGCCGGCTCAACGGCGAGAATGCCGTGCTGCCGGCGAACTCCGCCTATGCCTCGGCGGCGGAAATGCTCAACGATCTCCGGCTGATGCACGATTCCCTGGTGAGCCACGGCGACGCCAACGTGGCCGCCGGCAAGCTCACCGACCTGATCCGCCTGGCGGAGACCTTCGGCTTTCACCTGTTCCACCTGGATATCCGCCAGGAGTCCACGGTGCACGGCCAGACCGTGGCCGAGATCCTCAAGGCCACCGGCCTCAACGAGGACTACGACGCCCTCTCCGAGCCCGAGCGCCTGGCCCTGCTGGCACGGCTGGCCGAGGCGGAGGAACTGCCCAGGCTTGATGGGGAGGCGCTGTCCGAGACCGCCCGGGAGACCCTGGAGGTGTTCCACGTGATCGGCCGCATGCGCGCCGAGGTGGGCCCCGAGGGCATCGGCACCTACGTGATCTCCATGACCCACGCCGCTTCCCACGTGATGGAGGTGATGTTCCTGGCGCGCCTGGCCGGCCTGGCGGGGCGCAACGAGGCCGGCGAGTGCTTCTGCCAGATCCGCGTCTCGCCCCTGTTCGAGACCATCGAGGACCTGCGCCACATCGAGGAGGTGCTGGAGGACCTGCTCACCCAGCCGGTGTACGCGCGCATGCTCAAGGCCTCCGGCAACCTGCAGGAGGTGATGCTGGGCTACTCCGATTCCTGCAAGGACGGCGGCATCCTGGCCTCCAGCTGGAATCTCTACGAGGCCCAGCAGAAGATCCTGCGCATCACCGGCGCCCACCACGTGGCCTGCCGTCTGTTCCACGGCCGGGGCGGTACCATCGGCCGGGGCGGCGGTCCCACCCACGAATCCATCCTGGCCCAGCCGCCGGGCACGGTGCACGGCCAGATCAAGTTCACCGAGCAGGGCGAGGTACTCTCCTACAAGTATTCCAACGTGGAGACGGCGGTCTACGAGCTGAGCATGGGCGCCACCGGCCTGATCAAGGCCAGCCGCTGCCTGATCGACAACCCGCCCATGGACCGGCGCGATTATCTGGGCATCATGGACGAGCTGGCGGCGCTGGGCGAGGAGGCCTACCGGGACCTCACCGACCGCACCGAGGGCGTGCTGGACTACTTCTACGAAATCACCCCGGTGCAGGAGATCGGGCAGCTGAACATCGGCTCGCGCCCCTCCCACCGGCGCAAGGCAGACCGTTCCAAGAGCTCCATCCGGGCCATCCCCTGGGTGTTCGGCTGGGCCCAGTCCCGCCACACCCTGCCGGCCTGGTACGGCATCGGCACGGCCCTGGAGCGTTGGCGTCAGAACGACCCGAGCCGCCTGGCCAAGCTACAGACTATGTACAACGAGTGGCCGTTCTTCCGCTCGCTGCTGTCCAACTGCCAGATGGCGCTGACCAAGGCGGACATGCGCACCGCCGAGGAATACGCCCGGCTGTGCCACGACCCGGAACTGGCGAAACGCGTGTTCGGGCGCATTCACGAGGAATTCGAGCGCACCGTCACCCAGGTGCTCAACGTGGCCGACACCCAGACCCTGCTGGACGAGAATCCGACCCTGGCCCTGTCCCTGATGCGCCGCAACCCCTACATGGATCCCCTGAACCACATCCAGATCACCCTGCTGCGCCGGCACCGTGAACTCCACGAGCGCCAGCCGGAGGCGGAACAGGATCCGTGGATCAGTCCGCTGCTGCGCTCCATCAACGCCATCGCGGCGGGGATGCGCAACACGGGGTGA
- the panD gene encoding aspartate 1-decarboxylase — protein sequence MLLTLLKCKLHKATVTHSELEYEGSCAIDGDLLDAAGILPYEQIQIYNIANGERFTTYAIRAEAGSRVISVNGAAAHKANPGDRVIICAYGQLPREEAARFHPRLVYLDADNRIVRTGSDIPVQAA from the coding sequence ATGCTGCTGACCCTGCTCAAATGCAAGCTTCACAAGGCCACCGTGACCCACTCCGAACTGGAGTACGAGGGTTCGTGCGCCATTGACGGGGATCTGCTGGACGCCGCCGGCATCCTGCCCTACGAACAGATCCAGATCTACAACATCGCCAACGGCGAGCGTTTCACCACCTACGCGATCCGCGCCGAGGCGGGCAGCCGGGTGATCTCGGTCAACGGTGCCGCCGCCCACAAGGCAAACCCCGGCGACCGGGTGATCATCTGTGCCTATGGCCAGCTGCCCAGGGAAGAGGCCGCCCGCTTCCATCCGCGCCTGGTCTACCTGGACGCGGACAACCGCATCGTGCGCACCGGCAGCGACATCCCGGTTCAGGCCGCGTAA
- the panC gene encoding pantoate--beta-alanine ligase, whose amino-acid sequence MQTVHTRAALAAALDPWRRAGERIALVPTMGNLHAGHLALVRRARAEADRVVATIFVNPLQFDRPEDLAAYPRTLEADAAALAGAGVDLLFAPAEQEVYPRGRDGVTRVEVPGLGDELEGAHRPGHFIGVATVVCKLFAMTRPDVAVFGEKDFQQLLIIRTMNADLDLGVRVLSEPTVREPDGLAMSSRNGYLGPEDRARAPALHAALRALAGALERGERDFPALEQAARSQIEAAGLRPEYVSLRRRQDLDLPGPGDRELVILAAAWCGPARLIDNLPVDLPPSG is encoded by the coding sequence ATGCAGACGGTGCACACCCGCGCGGCCCTGGCCGCGGCGCTCGACCCTTGGCGTCGCGCCGGCGAGCGCATCGCCCTGGTGCCCACCATGGGCAACCTGCACGCCGGCCACCTGGCCCTGGTGCGCCGCGCCCGGGCCGAGGCGGACCGGGTGGTGGCCACCATCTTCGTCAATCCCCTGCAGTTCGACCGGCCCGAGGACCTGGCCGCCTACCCGCGCACCCTGGAAGCGGACGCCGCCGCCCTGGCCGGGGCCGGGGTGGATCTGCTGTTCGCCCCTGCCGAGCAGGAGGTCTATCCCCGGGGCCGCGACGGGGTCACCCGGGTGGAAGTGCCCGGGCTCGGGGATGAACTGGAGGGCGCACACCGGCCAGGGCACTTCATCGGCGTGGCCACGGTGGTGTGCAAGCTGTTTGCCATGACGCGCCCGGACGTGGCGGTGTTCGGCGAGAAGGATTTCCAGCAGCTGCTGATCATCCGCACCATGAACGCCGACCTGGACCTGGGGGTGCGCGTGCTGTCCGAGCCCACGGTGCGCGAGCCGGACGGGCTGGCCATGAGCTCCCGCAACGGCTACCTGGGCCCCGAGGACCGGGCCCGGGCCCCGGCCCTGCACGCCGCCCTGCGCGCGCTTGCCGGCGCGCTGGAGCGGGGCGAGCGGGATTTTCCGGCCCTGGAGCAGGCCGCAAGGTCACAGATCGAGGCCGCCGGGCTGCGGCCCGAGTACGTCAGCCTGCGGCGCCGGCAGGACCTGGACCTGCCCGGCCCCGGGGACCGGGAACTGGTGATACTGGCGGCCGCCTGGTGCGGCCCCGCGCGGCTGATCGACAACCTGCCCGTGGATTTGCCGCCCTCCGGCTGA
- the panB gene encoding 3-methyl-2-oxobutanoate hydroxymethyltransferase yields the protein MSVHSPQTRITTRRLQEMRASRTPIACLTAYDAGFAAVLDAAGVDVVLVGDSLGMVVQGLETTVPVTLEHMIYHTSLAARGTRRALLMADMPFMSYASPEQALANAARLIQEGGAQMVKLEGDGAQEAVVASLSRHGIPVCAHLGLRPQYIHKLGGYRVQGRDSHAAERMIHDAVALQNAGADLLLLECVPALLAAEIRGMVDIPVIGIGAGVECDGQILVLQDVLGMTARPPRFTKDFLAEAGSIRGAVEAYVSAVRERRFPGPEHGFSA from the coding sequence ATGAGCGTACACAGCCCACAGACCCGCATCACCACCCGCCGCCTGCAGGAGATGCGCGCCAGCCGCACCCCCATCGCCTGCCTGACCGCCTACGACGCGGGCTTTGCCGCCGTGCTGGATGCGGCCGGCGTGGACGTGGTGCTGGTGGGGGATTCCCTGGGCATGGTGGTGCAGGGGCTGGAAACCACCGTGCCCGTGACCCTGGAACACATGATCTACCACACGAGCCTCGCCGCCCGGGGCACCCGGCGCGCCCTGCTCATGGCGGACATGCCCTTCATGAGCTACGCCAGCCCCGAACAGGCCCTGGCCAATGCGGCGCGCCTGATACAGGAAGGCGGCGCACAGATGGTCAAGCTGGAAGGCGACGGCGCCCAGGAGGCGGTGGTGGCCAGCCTGTCGCGCCACGGCATCCCGGTGTGCGCCCACCTGGGCCTGCGCCCCCAGTACATCCACAAGCTGGGCGGCTATCGGGTGCAGGGTCGGGACAGCCACGCCGCCGAACGCATGATCCACGACGCCGTGGCCCTGCAGAACGCCGGTGCCGACCTGCTGCTGCTCGAATGCGTGCCCGCCCTGCTGGCCGCCGAGATCCGTGGCATGGTGGATATCCCGGTGATCGGCATCGGCGCCGGGGTGGAGTGCGACGGGCAGATCCTGGTACTCCAGGATGTGCTGGGCATGACCGCCCGGCCGCCCAGGTTCACCAAGGACTTCCTGGCCGAGGCGGGCAGCATCCGCGGCGCCGTGGAGGCCTACGTGAGCGCGGTGCGGGAACGGCGCTTCCCCGGCCCCGAACACGGCTTTTCGGCCTGA
- a CDS encoding deoxynucleoside kinase, with product MSEKTPSYIVVEGPIGVGKTSLARRLAETLNAELLLEAPEENPFLERFYQDPRGAALPTQLFFLMQRVRQMAELRQGDIFKPVRVSDFLIEKDRLFAQVTLDDDEHSLYEQVYSQMTLDAPKPDLVIYLQAPVEVLLERIARRGRGYERLMDSAYLHRLSEAYASFFYHYEDAPLLIVNASGIDWVNRDEDFQQLLDFMRGVSAGRHYFNPLPFAM from the coding sequence GTGAGCGAGAAGACGCCCTCCTACATCGTGGTGGAAGGCCCCATCGGCGTGGGCAAGACCAGCCTCGCCCGGCGCCTGGCCGAGACCCTCAACGCGGAGCTGCTGCTGGAGGCCCCGGAGGAGAACCCCTTCCTGGAGCGCTTCTACCAGGATCCCAGGGGCGCGGCCCTGCCCACCCAGCTGTTCTTCCTCATGCAGCGGGTACGCCAGATGGCGGAACTGCGCCAGGGGGACATCTTCAAGCCGGTGCGGGTGTCGGATTTTCTCATCGAGAAGGACCGCCTGTTCGCCCAGGTGACCCTGGACGACGACGAGCACAGCCTCTACGAGCAGGTCTACAGCCAGATGACCCTGGACGCCCCCAAGCCGGACCTGGTGATCTACCTCCAGGCCCCGGTGGAGGTGCTCCTGGAGCGCATCGCCCGGCGCGGGCGGGGCTACGAGCGGCTCATGGACAGCGCCTACCTGCACCGCCTGAGCGAGGCCTACGCCAGTTTCTTCTATCATTACGAGGACGCGCCGCTGTTGATCGTCAATGCCAGCGGCATCGACTGGGTCAACCGCGACGAGGACTTCCAGCAGCTGCTGGACTTCATGCGCGGCGTGAGCGCCGGTCGCCACTACTTCAATCCCCTGCCCTTCGCGATGTGA
- the folK gene encoding 2-amino-4-hydroxy-6-hydroxymethyldihydropteridine diphosphokinase, whose protein sequence is MSGVLAYIGLGSNLQDPVDQVARALTALADLPETRCVARSALYASPPMGPQDQPDYINAVACLSTALAPRDLLASLQAIERAHGRVRNGTRWGPRTLDLDILLYGGRQIHEPGLSVPHPGIPERPFVVHPLAEIAPRDLVLPGHGPLALLLSRCPQGDLRRLEPVPA, encoded by the coding sequence GTGAGCGGCGTACTGGCCTACATCGGTCTTGGCAGCAACCTCCAGGACCCCGTCGATCAGGTCGCCCGGGCGCTCACGGCCCTGGCCGACCTGCCCGAGACCCGCTGCGTGGCGCGCTCCGCCCTGTACGCCAGTCCGCCCATGGGTCCCCAGGACCAGCCCGACTACATCAACGCCGTCGCCTGCCTGTCCACGGCGCTTGCGCCCCGGGACCTGCTGGCCAGCCTGCAGGCCATCGAACGGGCCCACGGCCGGGTGCGTAACGGCACCCGCTGGGGACCGCGCACCCTGGACCTGGACATCCTGCTCTACGGGGGGCGCCAGATCCACGAGCCGGGCCTGAGCGTGCCCCACCCCGGCATCCCGGAACGCCCCTTCGTGGTCCATCCGCTGGCGGAGATCGCGCCCAGGGACCTGGTACTGCCCGGTCACGGCCCCCTGGCCCTGCTGCTCAGCCGCTGCCCGCAGGGCGACCTGCGTCGCCTGGAGCCCGTGCCCGCGTGA
- the pcnB gene encoding polynucleotide adenylyltransferase PcnB produces MEQHNTATPNHVSSPDASPASPAIIPRAEHGVSRANISKSALKVLYRLREAGFRACLVGGGVRDLLLGREPKDFDVATDAHPEQVRQLFRNCRLIGRRFRLAHVQFGREIIEVATFRAPHEVLNGDDDEEFNGDALVEDGRIIRDNVYGTIEQDAWRRDFTINALYYDIEDFSVVDYAGGMADLKAGVLRLIGDPEVRFREDPVRMLRAVRFAGKLGFRLDIACEQAIPRMAGLLEEVAPARLFDEAIKLFHSGYGLQTFEMLRRHDLFRFLFPATEEALSHEEQGFPITFVANALKSTDARIQEGKGVNPAFLYAVMLWEPVRRLADRLMENGELPWLVALQQAGTAVLADQCAHIAIPKRISLPMREIWEMQPRLEQRRGARALRLMTHPRFRAAYDFYCLRAQSGEALEEGCNWWTRIQEVDEAEQRHMAGMDRPGGGGGGGGRRKRRRRPRRSDGNPAEPQ; encoded by the coding sequence ATGGAGCAGCACAATACAGCAACCCCCAATCACGTCTCGTCCCCCGATGCCAGCCCGGCGTCGCCGGCGATCATTCCCCGCGCCGAACACGGGGTTTCCCGCGCCAACATCAGCAAGAGCGCCCTGAAGGTGCTCTACCGCCTGCGCGAGGCGGGCTTTCGCGCCTGTCTGGTGGGCGGCGGGGTGCGCGACCTGCTGCTGGGGCGCGAGCCCAAGGACTTCGACGTGGCCACCGACGCCCATCCCGAGCAGGTGCGCCAGCTGTTTCGCAACTGCCGGCTGATCGGCCGGCGCTTCCGCCTCGCCCACGTGCAGTTCGGCCGCGAGATCATCGAGGTGGCCACCTTCCGCGCCCCCCACGAGGTGCTCAACGGCGACGATGACGAGGAGTTCAACGGCGACGCCCTGGTGGAGGACGGCCGCATCATCCGCGACAACGTCTACGGCACCATCGAGCAGGACGCCTGGCGCCGGGACTTCACCATCAACGCCCTGTACTACGACATCGAGGACTTCTCGGTGGTGGACTACGCCGGCGGCATGGCGGACCTGAAGGCCGGCGTGCTGCGCCTGATCGGCGACCCGGAGGTGCGCTTCCGGGAAGACCCGGTGCGCATGCTGCGCGCGGTGCGCTTTGCCGGCAAGCTGGGATTCCGCCTCGACATCGCCTGCGAGCAGGCCATCCCGCGCATGGCGGGCCTGCTGGAGGAAGTGGCCCCGGCACGGCTGTTCGACGAGGCCATCAAGCTGTTTCACAGCGGCTACGGGCTGCAGACCTTCGAGATGCTGCGCCGCCACGACCTGTTCCGCTTCCTGTTCCCGGCCACCGAGGAGGCCCTGTCCCACGAGGAGCAGGGCTTCCCCATCACCTTCGTGGCCAATGCCCTGAAGAGCACCGATGCGCGCATCCAGGAGGGCAAAGGGGTCAATCCCGCCTTCCTGTACGCGGTCATGCTCTGGGAGCCGGTGCGCCGCCTGGCCGACCGGCTCATGGAGAACGGCGAGCTGCCCTGGCTGGTGGCCCTGCAGCAGGCGGGCACGGCGGTGCTGGCCGACCAGTGCGCCCACATCGCCATCCCCAAGCGCATCAGCCTGCCCATGCGCGAGATCTGGGAGATGCAGCCGCGCCTGGAACAGCGCCGCGGCGCCCGGGCCCTGCGCCTGATGACCCACCCCCGTTTCCGCGCCGCCTATGATTTCTACTGCCTGCGCGCCCAGTCCGGCGAGGCCCTGGAAGAGGGCTGTAACTGGTGGACCCGCATCCAGGAGGTGGACGAGGCCGAACAGCGCCACATGGCCGGCATGGACCGCCCCGGCGGTGGTGGTGGCGGCGGCGGACGGCGCAAGCGTCGCCGGCGGCCGCGCCGCTCCGATGGCAACCCCGCCGAACCCCAGTGA
- a CDS encoding NUDIX domain-containing protein produces MRPVTPLIAVDLIIRLAEDPHSIVLIERRNPPHGWALPGGFVDVGETLEAAAVREAREETCLEVRLEALLGCYSDPARDPRGHTVSAVYVAKGRGEPRAADDARNLRCVDARDTGLPLVFDHGTILADYLRWLKTGEGKKLGEDRMTGGSA; encoded by the coding sequence ATGCGCCCCGTCACCCCCCTCATCGCCGTCGACCTGATCATCCGCCTGGCGGAAGACCCGCACAGCATCGTGCTGATCGAGCGGCGCAACCCGCCCCATGGCTGGGCCCTGCCCGGGGGCTTCGTGGACGTGGGCGAGACGCTGGAGGCGGCCGCGGTGCGCGAGGCCCGGGAGGAGACCTGCCTGGAGGTGCGGCTGGAGGCCCTGCTGGGCTGCTATTCGGACCCGGCGCGGGATCCGCGTGGGCACACGGTGAGCGCGGTCTACGTGGCCAAGGGCCGGGGTGAACCCCGGGCGGCGGATGATGCCCGCAACCTCAGGTGCGTGGATGCCCGCGACACCGGCCTGCCCCTGGTGTTCGACCACGGCACGATCCTGGCCGACTACCTGAGATGGCTCAAAACGGGAGAGGGAAAGAAACTCGGGGAAGACCGGATGACGGGTGGATCGGCCTGA
- a CDS encoding RNA-binding S4 domain-containing protein, whose translation MDSQRIDKWLWAARFFKTRALAAEAVSGGKVHVGGERVKPARAVRPGEHLRITRGQETWEVEILGLNEQRRPAAEAQRLYAERPESRARREAEAEQRRLLHAATPHMDHRPDKRERRQLRKLLGK comes from the coding sequence ATGGACTCACAACGCATCGACAAATGGCTCTGGGCCGCGCGCTTCTTCAAGACCCGGGCGCTGGCCGCCGAGGCGGTCAGCGGCGGCAAGGTGCACGTGGGCGGCGAGCGGGTCAAACCCGCCCGGGCGGTGCGCCCCGGAGAGCACCTGCGCATCACCCGCGGGCAGGAGACCTGGGAGGTGGAGATCCTGGGGCTGAACGAACAACGCCGGCCCGCCGCCGAGGCCCAGCGACTGTACGCGGAGCGCCCCGAGAGCCGCGCCCGGCGCGAGGCCGAAGCGGAACAACGCCGCCTGCTGCACGCCGCCACACCCCACATGGACCATCGGCCGGACAAGCGGGAAAGACGCCAGTTGAGGAAACTCCTTGGGAAGTGA
- a CDS encoding glutathione S-transferase family protein — MHLKLVSFDLCPFVQRSVITLRYKQVDFDIEYIDLENPPGWFLEISPLGKVPLLIVDGETVLFESAVINEFVDDITPPRLQQDDPLARALDRGWVEYGSQCIMDQYGLMVASDAQAFEEAHHRVLAQLARLEQKLGDGPWFNGAHFSLVDSTCAPLLMRYAILNRRHRLFDDDDYPRLHRWWQALAELDAVRGSVPADFEDRLIAYLRRRGGYGPELFAGQA, encoded by the coding sequence ATGCACCTGAAACTCGTCAGCTTCGACCTGTGTCCCTTCGTGCAACGCAGCGTCATCACCCTGCGCTACAAGCAGGTGGACTTTGACATCGAGTACATCGACCTGGAGAACCCGCCGGGGTGGTTCCTGGAGATCTCGCCGCTCGGCAAGGTGCCGCTGCTGATCGTGGACGGGGAGACGGTGCTGTTCGAATCGGCGGTGATCAACGAGTTCGTCGACGACATCACCCCGCCGCGGCTGCAGCAGGACGACCCGCTGGCCCGGGCCCTGGACCGGGGCTGGGTGGAGTACGGTTCCCAGTGCATCATGGACCAGTACGGGCTGATGGTGGCCAGCGATGCCCAGGCCTTCGAGGAGGCCCATCACCGGGTGCTGGCGCAGCTCGCGCGCCTGGAGCAGAAACTGGGCGACGGACCCTGGTTCAACGGCGCGCACTTCAGCCTGGTGGATTCCACCTGCGCGCCGCTGCTGATGCGCTACGCCATCCTCAACCGCCGCCACCGCCTGTTCGATGATGATGACTATCCGCGCCTGCACCGCTGGTGGCAGGCGCTGGCCGAATTGGATGCGGTGCGGGGTTCGGTGCCGGCGGACTTCGAGGACAGGCTCATAGCCTATCTGCGCCGGCGCGGCGGCTACGGCCCGGAGCTGTTCGCCGGTCAGGCCTGA